One Thermicanus aegyptius DSM 12793 DNA segment encodes these proteins:
- a CDS encoding TIR domain-containing protein, producing MAKRVFFSFHYQDVIDFRANVVRNHKTTKHEGAGYFDASIWEEAKKESNLALKRLINSELKNTSVTAVLIGSETYSRRWVRYEIMKSLEKGNLLLGIHINSIAGKDQKTKKLGPNPFDYLAIEFSNDGQKLNLLEYKNGKWVKYSDLDGWSISGINRSDWGKAYKLSKYFKVYDWVADDRYKNFDKWIEKNS from the coding sequence ATGGCAAAGCGGGTGTTTTTCAGCTTCCATTATCAAGATGTAATTGATTTTCGCGCAAATGTAGTTCGAAACCATAAAACTACAAAACATGAAGGAGCAGGGTATTTTGACGCTTCTATATGGGAAGAGGCGAAGAAAGAGAGTAATTTGGCATTAAAACGCTTAATAAATAGCGAACTAAAGAATACATCAGTTACAGCTGTCTTAATAGGTTCAGAAACATACTCAAGACGCTGGGTGAGATATGAAATTATGAAAAGTCTGGAAAAAGGGAATTTGTTACTTGGAATTCATATTAATTCTATTGCTGGTAAAGATCAAAAAACAAAAAAACTGGGGCCTAATCCATTTGATTATCTAGCAATTGAGTTTAGCAATGATGGTCAAAAACTCAATTTGCTTGAATATAAAAATGGGAAATGGGTCAAATATAGTGACCTAGATGGATGGAGCATAAGTGGTATTAATCGGTCTGATTGGGGGAAAGCTTATAAATTATCAAAATATTTCAAGGTTTATGATTGGGTTGCAGATGATAGGTATAAGAATTTTGATAAATGGATTGAAAAAAATAGTTAA